One Methanolobus sp. WCC4 DNA segment encodes these proteins:
- a CDS encoding methionine adenosyltransferase, whose translation MIRNIKVEHLTETPVEKQQIELVERKGVGHPDSISDGLAEAVSRALCNEYVEKCGVVLHHNTDETQIVAGRSNPQFGGGEVIQPIYTLLVGRATKEFEGVEIPAESVALKAARDYIRNTIVDIDLESDIIVDCKLGTGSSDLRDVFQRDRVPVANDTSFGVGHAPFSELEQIVHESERQLITDLKKKIPGIGTDIKVMGLRDNDDINLTICCGMVGRHVDDMDHYINIKEEMADYVTDLALKRTDRNVKTFINAADNEKCDSVFLTVTGTSAEMGDDGSVGRGNRCNGLITPNRPMSMEATSGKNPINHIGKIYNLLSTQMARDIVKAVPEAQDVYIKLLSQIGQPIDQPLVASAQIIPEDGANFASVRAEAEVVIDDWLADITKITKMVIAGELDTF comes from the coding sequence ATGATTCGAAACATCAAAGTCGAACACCTGACCGAAACGCCGGTGGAAAAACAGCAGATTGAGCTTGTTGAGAGAAAGGGTGTAGGTCACCCTGACAGTATCTCTGACGGTCTTGCAGAGGCGGTAAGCCGTGCATTGTGTAATGAATATGTGGAAAAGTGTGGTGTGGTTCTCCACCATAATACAGATGAGACCCAGATAGTGGCAGGACGTTCCAATCCGCAGTTCGGAGGCGGAGAGGTTATTCAGCCTATATACACCTTGCTTGTGGGAAGGGCAACCAAAGAGTTCGAAGGTGTGGAGATCCCTGCAGAATCAGTTGCTCTCAAGGCAGCAAGGGATTATATCAGGAACACTATCGTGGATATCGACCTTGAAAGTGATATCATAGTCGACTGTAAGCTTGGTACCGGTTCATCTGATCTCAGGGATGTTTTCCAGAGGGACAGGGTCCCTGTAGCAAATGATACATCATTCGGTGTAGGTCATGCTCCTTTCTCAGAACTCGAACAGATCGTGCACGAGTCCGAGAGGCAGCTCATCACAGACCTTAAGAAGAAGATCCCTGGTATCGGCACTGATATCAAGGTCATGGGTCTGAGGGACAATGATGATATCAATCTTACAATATGCTGTGGTATGGTGGGCAGGCATGTGGATGACATGGACCACTACATCAATATCAAGGAAGAGATGGCAGATTACGTGACAGACCTTGCTCTTAAGCGTACTGACCGTAATGTAAAGACCTTCATCAACGCAGCTGATAATGAGAAATGCGATTCCGTGTTCCTGACAGTGACCGGAACTTCTGCTGAGATGGGTGATGATGGTTCTGTGGGCAGAGGTAACCGTTGCAATGGTCTGATCACTCCTAACAGGCCAATGAGCATGGAAGCAACCAGCGGTAAGAACCCTATCAACCACATTGGTAAGATATACAATCTGCTCTCTACCCAGATGGCAAGGGATATTGTGAAAGCTGTTCCAGAGGCTCAGGATGTCTATATCAAGCTCCTTTCACAGATCGGTCAGCCAATAGACCAGCCACTTGTGGCAAGTGCTCAGATCATTCCTGAGGATGGTGCGAACTTTGCTTCTGTAAGGGCTGAGGCCGAAGTTGTCATTGATGACTGGCTTGCTGATATCACCAAGATCACCAAGATGGTTATCGCTGGTGAACTCGATACATTCTGA
- the hisG gene encoding ATP phosphoribosyltransferase: MIRIAIPNKGRLHEPTVALLKKAGLPVLEGGGRKLFAKTTDPEITYLFARAADIPEYVQDGAADVGITGLDLIDETESDVEILLDLKFGGANLVLAVPEESSISSAKDLEGMRVATEFPNITAKYFKNLGVNIEVIKVSGACEMTPHVGIADAIVDISSSGTTLVTNHLKMIETVFTSSVYLIANKKTHENNGKIGQIQTAVESVLRAKGKRYLMMNVPADALETVKKVLPGMAGPTVMKVESDDSILAVHAVVDAESIFSTVDELKKAGAKDVLVVPIERMMP, encoded by the coding sequence ATGATACGTATTGCAATACCTAATAAAGGGCGTCTGCACGAGCCCACTGTAGCCCTTCTCAAAAAGGCAGGTCTCCCTGTACTTGAAGGAGGAGGAAGGAAACTTTTTGCCAAGACCACCGACCCTGAGATCACGTACCTCTTTGCAAGGGCAGCAGATATCCCTGAGTATGTCCAGGACGGTGCCGCAGATGTGGGCATCACAGGCCTTGATCTTATAGATGAGACCGAGTCCGATGTAGAGATATTGCTTGACCTGAAGTTCGGTGGAGCAAATCTTGTTCTGGCCGTGCCGGAAGAATCATCCATCTCCTCTGCAAAGGACCTGGAAGGGATGCGCGTTGCCACAGAGTTCCCAAATATCACGGCCAAGTACTTCAAGAATCTCGGAGTGAACATTGAAGTTATAAAGGTAAGCGGTGCATGCGAGATGACACCACATGTGGGAATTGCTGATGCGATCGTTGATATTTCCAGTTCAGGCACCACCCTTGTCACCAACCATCTCAAGATGATAGAGACGGTATTCACATCATCAGTATATCTTATTGCCAACAAGAAGACACATGAGAACAACGGCAAGATCGGGCAGATCCAGACAGCTGTGGAAAGTGTTCTCAGGGCAAAAGGAAAACGCTACCTTATGATGAACGTTCCTGCAGATGCATTAGAAACCGTCAAGAAGGTCCTTCCGGGAATGGCAGGGCCAACTGTCATGAAAGTGGAATCCGATGATTCCATACTTGCAGTACATGCTGTGGTCGATGCCGAAAGCATATTCTCAACTGTTGACGAACTCAAGAAAGCAGGTGCAAAGGACGTACTTGTAGTGCCTATTGAGAGAATGATGCCCTGA
- the hisA gene encoding 1-(5-phosphoribosyl)-5-[(5-phosphoribosylamino)methylideneamino]imidazole-4-carboxamide isomerase, with product MSFEVIPAVDMRNGKCVQLVQGVPGSEMISLDDPVAVAKDWVSQGAKTLHLIDLDGAIEGKRKNAPIIKRIVEECKPLGMEIQVGGGIRSFENAAELLELGVDRVILSTAAINNPPLVKELADAFGSEHINVALDSKDGKVSIEGWKKQSEFTAVEMGIQFEELGAGSILFTNIDNEGLLQGVNTKPTEELVRSVNIPVIASGGVTGLDDLIALKNTGARAVVVGSALYTGKFTLPEAINIISSDV from the coding sequence ATGAGCTTTGAAGTAATTCCTGCCGTTGATATGAGGAACGGCAAGTGCGTACAGCTTGTTCAGGGAGTTCCGGGAAGCGAGATGATCTCACTGGATGACCCCGTGGCAGTGGCAAAGGACTGGGTGTCACAGGGTGCAAAGACCCTGCACTTAATAGATCTTGATGGTGCCATAGAAGGAAAGCGCAAGAATGCACCCATCATTAAGAGGATAGTCGAAGAATGCAAGCCACTTGGCATGGAGATCCAGGTAGGTGGAGGGATCCGCTCTTTTGAGAACGCAGCCGAATTGCTGGAACTCGGTGTGGACAGGGTCATACTCAGCACAGCCGCCATAAACAACCCCCCGCTTGTGAAGGAACTTGCCGATGCTTTTGGCAGCGAACACATCAATGTTGCACTTGACTCAAAGGACGGAAAGGTCTCCATAGAAGGATGGAAGAAACAGTCCGAATTCACAGCTGTTGAAATGGGGATCCAGTTCGAAGAGCTGGGAGCAGGAAGTATCCTTTTCACCAACATAGACAACGAGGGACTACTTCAGGGCGTGAACACAAAGCCCACTGAAGAACTGGTGAGATCAGTGAACATCCCCGTGATAGCATCAGGTGGAGTTACTGGTCTTGATGACCTCATAGCATTGAAGAACACAGGTGCAAGGGCAGTGGTTGTAGGCAGTGCATTATATACCGGAAAGTTCACACTTCCAGAAGCAATAAATATTATCAGTTCTGACGTATAA
- the hisB gene encoding imidazoleglycerol-phosphate dehydratase HisB: MRKASISRKTSETDISIELDLDGKGIADISTGVGFFDHMLTAFTKHGNFDLTIKAIGDLIVDDHHLIEDTGIVLGQVIAEALGDKAGIARFGEARIPMDEALATVALDLGGRSYLVMDAEFRAPKVGEFSTQMVDHFFEAIAQNAKINMHAHVYGDNDHHKIEALFKAFAYAFRRAAIIEGEGIKSTKGVL, encoded by the coding sequence ATGAGAAAAGCAAGCATATCACGAAAGACCAGCGAGACCGACATCAGTATCGAGCTGGACCTTGATGGGAAGGGGATTGCAGACATCAGCACAGGGGTCGGTTTCTTTGACCACATGCTCACCGCATTCACAAAACATGGGAATTTCGACCTTACTATCAAGGCCATCGGTGATCTCATAGTTGATGACCATCACCTCATAGAGGACACTGGAATCGTCCTTGGCCAGGTGATCGCAGAAGCACTTGGTGACAAGGCAGGCATTGCAAGGTTCGGAGAAGCACGCATCCCCATGGATGAGGCACTTGCGACCGTAGCACTTGACCTGGGTGGACGCAGTTATCTCGTCATGGATGCGGAGTTCCGGGCTCCCAAAGTAGGGGAGTTCAGTACCCAGATGGTTGATCACTTCTTTGAGGCGATCGCACAGAATGCAAAGATAAACATGCATGCCCATGTCTATGGAGACAATGACCACCACAAGATAGAGGCTCTTTTCAAAGCATTCGCCTATGCATTCAGGAGAGCTGCCATCATCGAAGGAGAAGGAATCAAGAGCACAAAAGGTGTGCTCTGA
- a CDS encoding helix-hairpin-helix domain-containing protein: protein MLAEVRTLQDIPRIGDKMSKRFVEHFGSEGQALDAILAGDIASISEVEGIGQRYAISLIQDVASRVEGVNVTDFLRTGESMDVYEKILDLIKEFAHTRYSKDKLHVFFPYPATKAEKIMEIRNSVTYYMETATVLEGDGSVAELLPKVSQLNFKHQYPKVRDRVIITSDQDNYEYARKRFAGLIDVHFTRSLSEFIDVSRGFSQVIAVGDDYLAFDFPEDVEPEFITDLEDLEDFKVIPEKEIFAFSRNLKSLESSIKVVRLLRSRGIRFFDRMDDDTLELLASTLSLIDEDGDIVHGTDEELDRITSAIERLQSSVSDSVAFVNDELNSCLEKSQMTLSGQDMLKVMNGSIELKEMLGKTLHKSYHSIIKQGVERICTDLQLEKKERLMVDSLFPEDITHPAEADVDSLTALKHYLDKKARKRKFDHKRDVSRILSSYRELSRELAKEVLDFDVGFAIGSFALEYGLVMPDISDNTGIGFKGGRNLFLLSRHGDVIPIDYSVGENKFSPEDETSKVVLLSGVNSGGKTSLLELLAQSIILAHMGFPVPAEAMELSLTDSFYYFAKSKGTLDAGAFETTLTEFSVVADESEKFVLADELESITEPGASAKIMAGILEVLSENSGTMSIFVSHLSEQIMENTTCDIRVDGIEASGLDPELNLIVDRSPRYNYVAKSTPELIVERLSRKTTGKEQVFYDKLRSKF from the coding sequence ATGTTAGCCGAGGTCAGAACACTACAGGACATTCCCCGTATAGGGGATAAGATGTCGAAACGCTTTGTTGAACATTTTGGAAGTGAGGGGCAGGCACTTGATGCTATACTTGCCGGTGATATCGCCAGCATCTCTGAGGTGGAAGGTATTGGGCAACGTTATGCCATCTCTCTTATACAGGATGTAGCTTCCAGGGTGGAAGGTGTGAACGTTACTGATTTCCTGAGGACAGGGGAATCCATGGATGTCTATGAGAAAATTCTTGACCTTATCAAGGAATTTGCCCACACTCGTTACTCGAAGGATAAACTGCATGTGTTCTTCCCATATCCTGCTACTAAAGCTGAAAAGATCATGGAGATCCGTAATTCTGTCACTTATTACATGGAAACGGCAACTGTCCTTGAAGGAGATGGATCTGTCGCAGAGTTGCTTCCTAAGGTATCACAGCTTAATTTCAAACATCAGTACCCTAAGGTGCGGGACAGGGTCATTATCACATCCGACCAGGACAACTATGAGTATGCGAGAAAACGTTTTGCAGGCCTTATTGATGTTCATTTCACCCGTTCTCTTTCAGAGTTTATCGATGTTTCCCGGGGATTCTCGCAGGTGATCGCCGTAGGTGATGATTATCTGGCCTTCGATTTCCCTGAGGATGTGGAGCCTGAATTCATTACTGATCTTGAGGACCTTGAGGATTTCAAGGTTATACCGGAAAAGGAGATATTCGCATTCTCCCGAAATCTGAAGTCACTGGAATCATCTATAAAGGTCGTAAGGTTGCTACGCTCCAGAGGTATCCGTTTCTTTGACAGGATGGATGATGATACCCTTGAACTGCTTGCCTCTACGTTGTCCCTGATCGATGAGGATGGGGATATTGTTCATGGGACTGATGAAGAACTGGACCGGATCACCAGCGCGATCGAAAGACTCCAATCTTCTGTTTCAGACTCAGTGGCCTTTGTCAATGATGAACTGAACTCGTGCCTTGAAAAGAGCCAGATGACGTTAAGTGGTCAGGATATGCTGAAGGTCATGAACGGTTCCATTGAACTTAAGGAAATGCTTGGTAAGACACTTCACAAGAGCTATCACTCCATTATCAAACAGGGAGTGGAGCGGATATGCACTGATCTTCAATTGGAGAAGAAAGAAAGACTGATGGTCGATTCTCTTTTCCCGGAAGATATCACACATCCTGCAGAGGCCGATGTTGATAGCCTCACCGCTTTGAAGCATTATCTGGATAAAAAGGCCCGGAAAAGGAAATTCGACCATAAGCGTGATGTTTCTCGTATACTCTCTTCTTACCGGGAGCTATCAAGGGAACTGGCTAAGGAGGTTCTTGATTTCGATGTGGGCTTTGCCATCGGTTCTTTTGCACTTGAATATGGTCTTGTCATGCCCGATATATCGGACAACACGGGAATCGGCTTCAAAGGCGGAAGGAACCTTTTCCTGCTTTCCAGGCATGGTGATGTGATACCAATTGATTATTCAGTGGGTGAGAACAAGTTCAGCCCGGAAGATGAAACGAGTAAGGTAGTCTTGTTGAGTGGTGTTAACTCAGGAGGTAAGACATCACTTCTGGAACTTCTGGCACAGAGTATTATCCTTGCACATATGGGCTTCCCGGTACCTGCTGAGGCAATGGAACTCTCTCTTACGGATTCTTTTTACTACTTTGCCAAGTCAAAGGGAACTCTTGATGCAGGGGCATTCGAGACAACACTTACTGAGTTCTCAGTTGTTGCCGATGAATCTGAAAAATTCGTGCTGGCAGATGAACTGGAATCAATAACCGAGCCAGGTGCCTCTGCAAAGATCATGGCGGGTATCCTGGAAGTGCTTAGTGAGAACAGTGGCACAATGTCCATATTCGTATCCCACCTTTCAGAACAGATCATGGAGAACACGACGTGCGACATAAGGGTGGACGGGATCGAGGCAAGTGGACTCGATCCAGAACTGAATCTGATTGTTGACAGGAGTCCACGCTACAATTATGTTGCAAAGAGTACTCCTGAATTGATCGTGGAGCGTCTATCCCGGAAGACAACAGGAAAAGAACAGGTTTTCTATGATAAATTAAGAAGTAAGTTCTGA
- a CDS encoding DUF4130 domain-containing protein, whose amino-acid sequence MIVAFRETVEGVLLACMEVAEDPGCELMSAKDREDLQQKMDFSGIEKVKALGFRGSVDTTKLTGHLFGKQHPRMFQRDPDVEGYVSLVLRHRSSRAIELVHFLCSCRGNAELLYSGKSATGKKYYNYMRDVSRSYHRLCMFARPYSVNGVLTVKVESPHQIGDMFCRWLARKNPDLPVSVIEGDVAWIGNGGHVGLEHYTQVASSLAGSLEFADKCDEVDDLWDMYYDSQFIPKRRNKGHARQLQPKASASMSKMSERDSYKVERGIANCTLDSFASHSEV is encoded by the coding sequence ATGATAGTGGCATTCAGGGAAACGGTGGAAGGTGTTCTCCTTGCATGTATGGAGGTAGCGGAGGATCCTGGATGCGAACTCATGTCTGCGAAGGACAGGGAGGATCTGCAGCAAAAGATGGATTTTTCCGGCATAGAAAAGGTCAAAGCCCTTGGTTTCAGGGGTAGTGTGGATACCACTAAGCTGACAGGGCATCTTTTTGGGAAGCAGCATCCCAGGATGTTCCAGCGAGATCCTGATGTTGAAGGATATGTATCTTTGGTGCTGAGACATAGAAGCTCAAGAGCTATAGAGCTTGTACATTTCCTGTGTTCCTGCAGGGGCAATGCTGAACTGCTTTACTCCGGGAAGAGTGCCACAGGTAAGAAGTATTATAATTACATGCGTGATGTGAGCCGTTCATATCACCGCTTATGCATGTTTGCCCGTCCGTATTCTGTTAATGGTGTGCTCACTGTGAAAGTGGAATCCCCTCATCAGATCGGTGACATGTTCTGCCGCTGGCTCGCAAGGAAGAATCCCGACCTTCCGGTCTCTGTGATAGAAGGGGATGTTGCGTGGATCGGCAATGGAGGTCATGTGGGGCTGGAGCATTATACACAGGTAGCTTCATCTCTCGCAGGAAGCCTGGAATTTGCAGACAAGTGCGATGAGGTGGATGACCTGTGGGATATGTATTATGATTCACAGTTCATCCCTAAAAGAAGGAACAAAGGTCATGCAAGACAGTTACAACCTAAGGCTTCTGCATCCATGAGCAAGATGTCAGAGAGGGATAGCTACAAGGTTGAAAGGGGAATTGCAAATTGTACATTGGATAGTTTTGCATCCCATTCGGAGGTATGA
- a CDS encoding radical SAM protein, whose amino-acid sequence MSHRNPVNEHHMTLMERMRVLSEGTKYDSCNQSAVCHAFGPDGRCIQLYKTLMTNACSGECTYCPNRCGRDSVRASLTPEEIVKITWSFYRRNAIEGLFLSSGVIGDAERTAEKQLEVASLLRNQGFTGYIHIRVMPGTPKYLLEEIADTANKFGVNAETTSSMNYSEICPNFDYKNDVLQRLQWTRDLINKKRREAGFRGRIIGANDTQFVVGALQEPDREIIGTVERFMDKYELRRPYFMSFDPVPFTPLENNEASPLWREVRLYQTSYLLKDYGLTARDLDSVLDDNGFLPDADPKMLLASCSPDMFPVNINTASREDLLRVPGIGPVGANRILQSRPVSSEKELARMGVVLGRARPFIEINGKRQTNLFSFAGVGA is encoded by the coding sequence ATGAGTCACAGAAATCCTGTTAATGAGCACCATATGACGCTTATGGAAAGGATGAGAGTATTGTCCGAGGGCACGAAGTATGACAGTTGCAACCAGAGTGCTGTCTGTCATGCCTTTGGACCGGATGGACGCTGCATACAGCTCTATAAGACACTGATGACCAATGCGTGCTCAGGGGAGTGTACGTATTGTCCTAACAGATGTGGCAGGGACTCTGTGCGTGCATCACTTACACCTGAGGAGATCGTGAAGATAACATGGTCCTTCTATAGAAGGAATGCAATAGAGGGCCTGTTCCTGTCATCTGGCGTAATTGGAGATGCAGAAAGGACGGCTGAGAAACAACTGGAGGTTGCAAGTCTTCTGCGCAACCAGGGCTTTACCGGTTACATACACATACGTGTGATGCCGGGTACCCCGAAGTATCTTCTTGAGGAGATCGCTGATACTGCGAATAAGTTCGGTGTGAACGCAGAGACCACCAGTTCAATGAACTATTCTGAAATATGTCCGAATTTCGATTATAAGAACGATGTACTCCAGCGTTTACAATGGACGCGTGACCTCATCAATAAGAAAAGACGTGAGGCAGGTTTCAGGGGAAGGATAATAGGTGCCAACGACACGCAGTTCGTAGTGGGCGCATTACAGGAACCTGACAGGGAGATCATAGGGACTGTCGAGAGGTTCATGGATAAATACGAACTAAGGAGGCCTTATTTCATGAGCTTTGACCCGGTTCCGTTCACTCCTCTTGAGAACAACGAGGCATCACCTCTGTGGAGGGAGGTGAGGCTGTATCAGACATCCTATCTTTTGAAGGATTATGGTCTGACCGCACGCGACCTTGACAGTGTTCTTGATGACAACGGATTTCTGCCTGATGCAGACCCGAAGATGCTACTTGCCTCATGCAGTCCCGATATGTTCCCTGTGAATATCAACACTGCAAGCAGGGAGGACCTTCTCAGGGTACCGGGAATCGGTCCGGTGGGAGCTAACCGGATCCTTCAGTCAAGGCCTGTAAGTTCGGAAAAGGAGCTTGCACGTATGGGTGTTGTACTCGGTCGTGCACGTCCTTTCATCGAGATAAACGGAAAAAGGCAGACTAACCTGTTCTCTTTTGCAGGGGTGGGAGCATGA
- a CDS encoding winged helix-turn-helix domain-containing protein → MSTNDNNDSMDQENADRLKLFSALGSETRLRMLQKLTEGEMHISELARELCISVPVAAKHANILEAADLIQRKVYGKTHVLQLNNKNIFHALDIFAPARTVEVEKGATLLETLKKAAVVEVKNVHGQDNVVSTNGEDGFFIYEVNGEFSDQNVNEFVFDKDSTVMWKKLEPISILKVNVKIKEE, encoded by the coding sequence ATGAGCACTAATGATAACAATGATTCTATGGACCAGGAGAACGCAGACCGTTTGAAACTGTTCAGTGCTCTTGGAAGCGAGACCAGACTCAGGATGTTGCAGAAGCTTACTGAGGGCGAGATGCATATATCAGAGCTTGCCAGGGAGCTGTGCATTTCTGTTCCGGTTGCTGCAAAGCATGCGAACATTCTGGAAGCTGCAGACCTTATTCAGCGTAAGGTATATGGCAAGACACATGTCCTGCAACTCAATAACAAGAATATTTTCCATGCACTTGATATATTCGCACCTGCAAGGACTGTAGAAGTTGAAAAAGGTGCTACTCTTCTTGAAACACTTAAGAAGGCTGCTGTTGTGGAGGTCAAGAATGTCCACGGTCAGGATAATGTCGTGTCCACCAACGGTGAAGATGGCTTCTTCATCTACGAGGTCAATGGCGAATTCTCTGATCAGAATGTCAACGAGTTCGTTTTTGATAAGGACTCCACCGTCATGTGGAAGAAACTTGAGCCAATAAGCATATTGAAAGTGAATGTGAAGATAAAAGAGGAATAG
- a CDS encoding sugar phosphate isomerase, whose translation MKELMNLSLYESDMGMFDSNWDLIRNFLVRHDLDGVELFVDSSPLPDIPVDIIESVHLPYWMGRHRAWTDPSAFSQEMEEFEKVYVFGGGSKAEVIDNFCASLENAAKLDVSYGVFHVSYAEMEQVFTRCFDCTDHDVLQTTADFLNEAVSRYPGGEPPVRLFFENLWWPGLTFLEPMNVEHFADMLDFDNWAFILDTGHLMNATMRCENEDCAIDVVLDVLSAHSDEFIEKIEGMHFHCSLSGEYMRSSLEMGVPEGFDEMSFHERLISTIGVLEQMDHHMPFTSNRCREIINLVSPAFLTHEFISTDLSSLDEKIATQKRALHG comes from the coding sequence ATGAAAGAACTGATGAACCTGTCCCTTTACGAGTCTGACATGGGGATGTTCGATTCTAACTGGGATCTGATAAGGAATTTCCTTGTAAGACATGATCTCGATGGTGTGGAGCTATTTGTGGATTCATCACCCCTTCCGGATATTCCGGTGGACATTATAGAAAGTGTTCATCTTCCATACTGGATGGGGCGCCACAGGGCATGGACAGACCCTTCAGCATTCTCTCAGGAGATGGAGGAGTTCGAGAAGGTCTATGTTTTCGGAGGAGGGAGCAAAGCCGAGGTCATAGATAATTTCTGTGCTTCTCTTGAGAACGCAGCTAAGCTGGATGTCTCATATGGTGTGTTCCATGTTTCCTATGCTGAAATGGAGCAGGTCTTCACACGCTGCTTTGATTGCACAGACCACGATGTTCTCCAGACGACAGCAGACTTCCTCAACGAAGCAGTCTCCAGGTATCCTGGTGGTGAACCGCCAGTACGTCTTTTCTTTGAGAACCTCTGGTGGCCGGGACTTACTTTCCTTGAGCCGATGAACGTGGAGCACTTTGCTGATATGCTGGATTTTGATAACTGGGCATTCATACTTGACACGGGACATCTGATGAATGCGACAATGCGCTGTGAAAATGAGGATTGTGCTATAGATGTGGTTCTTGATGTCCTTTCTGCTCATTCGGACGAGTTCATAGAAAAGATAGAAGGTATGCATTTCCATTGCAGTCTCTCAGGTGAGTATATGCGGAGTTCTCTGGAAATGGGGGTCCCGGAAGGTTTTGATGAAATGTCCTTTCATGAACGTCTCATTTCTACAATAGGGGTCCTTGAACAGATGGACCATCATATGCCTTTTACAAGCAATAGATGTCGTGAGATCATTAATCTCGTTTCTCCTGCTTTCCTGACACATGAGTTCATTTCGACCGATCTTTCTTCCCTTGATGAGAAGATAGCTACACAGAAAAGAGCTTTACACGGATGA
- a CDS encoding adenosylcobinamide amidohydrolase, with amino-acid sequence MTDRITNAEDQGGHESRGNDQEEKDLLLFETTGKEKVYRRKDSIVLSLPEGRKALTTSWLNGGYREDIRTIFNHRVPKGKHAPKELEGGSIHAYLSIIAKRLGADPDTSSGLLTAANMDNVAIVTSSFRGVEVTAIMTAGIEVNGGRAGDPASYYQEDGSHQFIQGTINTILVIGADLPVYAMERAVITATEAKTAALQQLMAPSRYSTGIATGSGTDMMAVVSDGTSSLLLTDAGHHSKLGELIGKVVIECTHKALELQSDLTVLSQRDMLVRLERFGIDEGHYWKVASHMEGDNRKATFFKILRELSRNPVLVGATGSILHIVDEISWGLIPETAGRRVAVSIMKGLPMMLEMEASIPFEVLTDEKDSIIENWIRVTAWMAKNCNTEGVCSSR; translated from the coding sequence ATGACAGATAGAATCACAAACGCAGAAGACCAGGGTGGACATGAGTCCCGGGGAAATGATCAGGAAGAAAAGGATCTCCTTCTTTTCGAGACTACCGGTAAGGAGAAGGTCTACCGTCGCAAGGATTCTATCGTCCTCAGTCTGCCGGAAGGAAGGAAAGCACTTACCACATCCTGGCTTAATGGCGGATACAGGGAGGACATAAGGACCATCTTCAATCACAGGGTTCCAAAAGGTAAGCATGCTCCAAAGGAGCTGGAAGGGGGAAGCATTCATGCGTATCTTTCTATTATTGCAAAAAGACTGGGTGCGGACCCTGACACATCTTCGGGGCTTCTGACCGCTGCTAACATGGATAATGTTGCAATAGTGACGAGTTCCTTCCGTGGTGTGGAAGTGACGGCTATCATGACCGCAGGTATCGAGGTCAATGGCGGTCGTGCCGGAGACCCTGCATCTTATTATCAGGAGGACGGTTCACATCAGTTCATTCAGGGTACCATAAACACCATTCTGGTGATCGGTGCAGACCTTCCCGTCTATGCAATGGAAAGGGCGGTCATCACTGCAACGGAGGCCAAGACCGCAGCTCTGCAGCAACTCATGGCACCCAGTCGATATTCTACAGGTATCGCTACTGGTTCGGGTACTGATATGATGGCTGTGGTATCGGATGGTACAAGCTCTCTTTTGTTGACTGATGCCGGACATCATTCCAAATTAGGGGAGCTTATTGGTAAGGTTGTCATTGAGTGCACCCACAAGGCCCTTGAACTTCAGTCCGACCTCACGGTCCTCTCACAGAGGGATATGCTTGTGAGGCTTGAGAGGTTTGGTATCGATGAGGGGCATTACTGGAAGGTAGCCTCACATATGGAAGGTGATAACCGCAAGGCGACCTTTTTCAAGATACTCAGGGAATTATCCCGGAATCCAGTACTTGTCGGAGCAACAGGTTCCATCCTGCATATAGTGGATGAGATCTCATGGGGACTCATACCGGAAACTGCCGGCAGGAGGGTAGCTGTTTCTATCATGAAGGGCCTGCCAATGATGCTTGAGATGGAGGCCTCGATACCTTTTGAGGTCCTGACAGATGAGAAGGATTCCATAATCGAGAACTGGATACGTGTCACTGCATGGATGGCAAAGAACTGTAATACTGAAGGGGTCTGCAGTTCCCGATGA